The DNA segment AGCGACACCGGGGTCTTCCCCTCGGTGCCGGCCGCGCGCACGGCGTAGACGAAGGTGCCGTCGGCCACGACCTGGAGGGTGGTCGGGTCGGTCTCGGTCACCTTCAGGGCACCCCGGGTGCGGATGTCGTCGTCGGCGAGGGCGGTGCGGGCGGGGTCGAAGCGGACCATCCAGCCGGTGGGCGCGTGCCGCCCGTCGGCCGCCGGGGCGTCCATGCTGCGGTCGAACTGGTCGAGCTGGTCGGCGGCGATCAGAGCCCGTACGGGGCGTACCTGGCGGCCGGTGAGCACGTCGGGGTCGAGCGCGGAGTGCAGGACGTACTTGCGGGCGGTGTCGAGGGCCGCGAGGACCTGGCTGTCGGAGAAGTGCGCGGTGGGCTGCGAGGGGGGCAGCGGCATCCCGGCGAGGCCCACCGCGAAGCCGGCGGCGGGGCTGCGGGCGTACAGCGTCCGGGCGTCGGGGCCGCCGGGCACCGGGCCGCGCGGGGCGAGGGGGACGACGCTCATGCGCAGCGGCTCGGTGGATCTCTTCACGGGGGCTGCGCCGTACGGGTGGCGGAAGCCCATGAAGACGGCGGTGCCGAAGGCCACGGCGAGCAGCAGCAGGAGCACCGTCGCCTGCCGGGTGATGCCCCGGCGCAGCGGCGGGCGGCGGCGTACGGCGGGGGCGTGGTCGCTGACGCGTTCGCGGGCCGAGGACTCCTGGAGCCGGGCAGCGCGGACGAACGACTCGTCGAACACGACGGATCGGTACTCGTCCTCGGCACCGCCGGGAGCGCCCTCGGGGGTGCCCTCCGGTGGGTCTCCAGGCCCGCCCATACCTTCAGAGTAGGTCGCGGCGGGCTCGGGTAAACGCGCTGGTACGCGACAACTTCTGACAGGTTCGCACCAAGGACGCCCGGCGGGTGTCAGGGGGTGGGCGGGATCGCGGAGACGGCCGGCCGGGACTGCTCGGCGGTGAGGGAGGGCACGGCCGCGCCGTCCCGGCCGAGGCCGGTGGAGGCGGGGGCGGGCATCCGGTCGCGGCTGCCGGAGGAGGCGCCCCGGTAGACGGCGGCGAAGGCCAGCGCGACCATGCCGACGCCCATCACCACGGCGAGCAGCCAGGCCACGGGCCGGTGCCAGCGCAGGCCCGCGAGGGGGCCCTCGTGGCCGTCGTGGGCGTAGCGGCCGTCGAGGTCGTCGTCGTCCAGGTCGTGGCCGAAACCGCTGCCCTCGGGGCCGTAGCCGTCGTCGTAGGGGTCGGCGGGGGCGTGGGTGCGGCGGGCCTCGCCCTCGGACGCCTCGGCCCTTGCCTCGGCGGCGGCGAGGAGGCGCTCCACGGCGGTGGGCTCGTGGACGGTGGCGGCGGCGACGAAGGCCGCGTCGAACACCACGGAGGCGAACTCTTCGTCCGACGCTCCGCGGTCGTGGTCGTCGTCGGGCTCCCAGCCGTCAGGGAACGGCGTGCCCCCCACGTCCTCCGGCACGGGTCCAGAGTAGACCTGGGGGGTCGATTTGGGCAGACGGTGGGGAAATTCGTCCGTCGTCCCGTGGGCGTCCCGTGGAGATGTTCAGGGGCGTACGTGGCCGTCGCCGGTGACGATGTACTTGGTGCTGGTCAGCTCCGGAAGGCCCATGGGGCCGCGGGCGTGCAGCTTCTGGGTGGAGATGCCGATCTCCGCGCCGAAGCCGAACTGGCCGCCGTCGGTGAAGCGGGTGGAGGCGTTCACGGCGACCGTGGTGGAGTCCACCAGACGGGTGAAGCGCCGGGCGGCCTGCTGACTGTTGGTGACGATCGCCTCGGTGTGGCCGGAGCTCCACAGCCGGATGTGCTCGACGGCCTTGTCGAGGGAGTCCACCACGGCGGCGGCGATGTCGTACGACAGGTACTCGGTCTCCCAGTCCTCCGGCACGGCCTCCACCACGGTCGCCTTCGTGCCCTCGGCGTGGGCCAGGACGCGGGGGTCGGCGTGCACGGTGACCCCGGCCTCGGCCAGCGCGTCCAGCGCGCGGGGCAGGAAGGCGGCGGCGATGTCCTGGTGGACCAGGAGGGTCTCGGCGGCGTTGCAGACGCTGACCCGCTGGGCCTTGGAGTTGACCAGGATGTCGATCGCCATGTCGATGTCGGCGTCGGCGTCCACGTAGACGTGGCAGTTGCCGGTGCCGGTCTCGATGACGGGGACGGTGGACTCGCTGACCACGGTCTGGATCAGGGAGGCGCCGCCGCGCGGGATGAGCACGTCGACCAGGCCCCGGGCGCGCATCAGCTCGCGCACGCTCTCCCGGCTGTCCCCCGGCACGAGCTGCACGGCGTCGGCGGGCAGCCCGGCGCCCCCGACGGCGTCCCGGATCACCCGGACCAGCGCGGTGTTGGACTCGTAGGCGGAGGCGGAGCCGCGCAGCAGGACGGCGTTGCCGGACTTCAGGCAGAGCGCGGCGGCGTCGACGGTGACGTTGGGCCGGGCCTCGTAGATGATGCCGACGACGCCGAGCGGGACGCGGACCTGGCGCAGGTCGATGCCGTTGGGCAGGGTGTTGCCCCGGACGACCTCGCCGACCGGGTCGGGCAGCTTGGCCACGTCGCGCACGTCGGCGGCGATGGCGCGCACCCGCTCCGGGGTGAGGGTGAGCCGGTCCACGACCGACTCGCTGGTGCCGTTCTCCCGCGCCTTGGCCACGTCGCGGGCGTTGGCGGCCACGATCTCGGCGGTGCGGACCTCCAGCGCGTCCGCGACGGCGAGCAGCGCGTCGTCCTTGTCGGCGCGCGGCAGCGGCGCGAGGTCGGCGGCGGCGGCCTTGGCCCGGTAGGCGGCCTGGGTGACCGGCGAGAGGGAGTCGTACGGGGAGAGCGTGGTCATGGGGGAAGGGTAGTGCGCGGCTCAGAAGGGGTGGACCCCCACGGGCGTGGCCGGTGCCGGGCCGTAGCCCTCGGCGATGCGCTGGTGGTAGGTCTCGCGGTCGATGACCTCCAGGCCGACGATCTCCCAGGGCGGCAGCCCGGCGGTCTGCCGGTGCTCGCCCCACAGCCGCAGCGCGACGGCGGCCGCGTCGTGCAGGTCGCGGGCCTCCTCCCAGTACCGGATCTCCGCGTGGTCACCGGCGTATCTGCTGGTCAGGAGGAAGGGGTGGTCGTGGGCGAGCTGTTCGAGGGCCCGCCGCAGATCCTGGACGGGGACGCGTTCCCCGGAGACGCTGAGGGTGACGTGCCACAGGCGGGGCAGGTCCTTGGGCTCCTCGTAGGTGTCCCCGGCCGCGACGCTCGTCAGAGCACCGCGGGACGCCGCCCCAGGACGGACTCGTCTCACGACGGCCTCCTTCACGCATGGCCCCTTGACGGGACGTGTCCCTTCAACACGCCCCCGCAACAAAGTTGAGCAGGCCGCAGGGCTCCGCGTGGCACTTTCACGGAACGTCCCCCACCGGGGTCGTCCGGCATGCCCGGCCTTTGCCGTGCCGGGCCGCCGGTCAGGGGTGCAGGAGTACCAGGTCGTCCCGGTGGACGACCTCGCGTTCGTAGGCCGGGCCCAGCTCGCGTGCCAGCTCGCGGGTCGAACGCCCGAGCAGCTGGGGCAGCTCGCGGGCGTCGAAGTTCACCAGCCCCCGTGCCACCGCGTGCCCGGCCCGGTCCCGCAGCTCCACCGGGTCCCCGGCGCTGAACTCGCCGGTGACGGCGGCGATCCCGGCCGGCAGCAGCGAGCTGTGCCGCTCGACCACCGCGCGCACCGCGCCGTCGTCCAGGGTGAGGGAGCCCTGCGGGGTGGAGGCGTGCTGGAGCCAGAGCAGCCGGCCCGCCGAGCGTTTGCCGGTGGGGTGGAAGCAGGTGCCGGTGTCGCCGCCCGCGAGGGCGTCGGCGGCGTGCACGGCGTTGGTGAGGACCACGGGGATGCCGGCGGCGGCCGCGATCCGGGCGGCCTCGACCTTGGTCACCATGCCCCCGGTGCCGACGCCCGCCTTGCCCGCGCTGCCGATCTCGACCCCGGCGAGGTCGGCCGGGCCGCGCACCTCGGCGATGCGGGAGGTGCCGGGGCGGGCGGGGTCGCCGTCGTAGACGCCGTCGATGTCGGAGAGCAGGACCAGCAGGTCGGCGTGGACGAGGTGGGCCACGAGGGCGGCCAGCCGGTCGTTGTCGCCGAAGCGGATCTCGTCGGTGGCGACGGTGTCGTTCTCGTTGACGACGGGGAACGCGCCCATCGCCAGCAGCTTGTCCAGGGTGCGGGAGGCGTTGCGGTGGTGGGCGCGGCGGCTCATGTCGTCGCTGGTGAGCAGGACTTGGCCGACGCGGACGCCGTAGCGGGCGAAGGAGGCGGTGTAGCGGGCGACCAGCAGGCCCTGGCCGACGCTGGCGGCGGCCTGCTGGCGGGCGAGGTCCTTGGGACGGCGCTCCAGGCCCAGGGGGGCGAGTCCGGCGGCGATGGCTCCGGAGGAGACCAGCACGATCTCCTTC comes from the Streptomyces seoulensis genome and includes:
- a CDS encoding glutamate-5-semialdehyde dehydrogenase; the protein is MTTLSPYDSLSPVTQAAYRAKAAAADLAPLPRADKDDALLAVADALEVRTAEIVAANARDVAKARENGTSESVVDRLTLTPERVRAIAADVRDVAKLPDPVGEVVRGNTLPNGIDLRQVRVPLGVVGIIYEARPNVTVDAAALCLKSGNAVLLRGSASAYESNTALVRVIRDAVGGAGLPADAVQLVPGDSRESVRELMRARGLVDVLIPRGGASLIQTVVSESTVPVIETGTGNCHVYVDADADIDMAIDILVNSKAQRVSVCNAAETLLVHQDIAAAFLPRALDALAEAGVTVHADPRVLAHAEGTKATVVEAVPEDWETEYLSYDIAAAVVDSLDKAVEHIRLWSSGHTEAIVTNSQQAARRFTRLVDSTTVAVNASTRFTDGGQFGFGAEIGISTQKLHARGPMGLPELTSTKYIVTGDGHVRP
- the proB gene encoding glutamate 5-kinase; this translates as MGEARRIVVKVGSSSLTTAAGGLDADRVDALVDVLAKARGGGEKEIVLVSSGAIAAGLAPLGLERRPKDLARQQAAASVGQGLLVARYTASFARYGVRVGQVLLTSDDMSRRAHHRNASRTLDKLLAMGAFPVVNENDTVATDEIRFGDNDRLAALVAHLVHADLLVLLSDIDGVYDGDPARPGTSRIAEVRGPADLAGVEIGSAGKAGVGTGGMVTKVEAARIAAAAGIPVVLTNAVHAADALAGGDTGTCFHPTGKRSAGRLLWLQHASTPQGSLTLDDGAVRAVVERHSSLLPAGIAAVTGEFSAGDPVELRDRAGHAVARGLVNFDARELPQLLGRSTRELARELGPAYEREVVHRDDLVLLHP